The following are encoded in a window of Ricinus communis isolate WT05 ecotype wild-type chromosome 4, ASM1957865v1, whole genome shotgun sequence genomic DNA:
- the LOC8264639 gene encoding cytochrome P450 87A3 has product MWPYWFYVVALVVVGITHWVYRWKNPKCNGKLPPGSMGFPLIGETIEFLRTSKSLDVSPFMKKRMKKYGSLFKTNLAGRPVVVSSNPDFSYFLLQQEGKLVERWYLDSFAKLLRQDVTSIISVHYIHKYLRNLILSHFGSERLKADLLPGLENAISGSLQDWSELPRVEVKSVISNMIFDFTARRLFGYEVAKSSEKDLAQSFTNFLEGLMKFPLNVPGTSFYKCKKNQKRILKLIADELGKRRESPKKQKEDMLDQIVEDMKKETFWTDDFAIYVMFGILLASFETISSTLAVCINFLTDNPSMVQKLTEEHEELVKNRENKNSGLSWEEYKSMTYTHHVVKESLRLASVAPGILRRALKDIEVDGYTIPKGWAILVVPAAVQLNPNTYEDPLAFNPSRWENMGEVATAKNFIAFGGGSRSCTGAEFSKVLMAVFLHVFVTKYRLTKIKGGEMIRCPVLAFGDGLHVQVTAKLE; this is encoded by the exons ATGTGGCCTTATTGGTTTTATGTTGTAGCTTTAGTAGTTGTAGGAATAACACATTGGGTTTATAGATGGAAAAACCCAAAATGTAACGGGAAATTGCCTCCTGGCTCCATGGGTTTCCCTCTTATAGGGGAGACTATTGAGTTTCTCAGGACAAGTAAATCACTAGACGTCTCCCCTTTCATGAAGAAGAGAATGAAAAA ATATGGGTCACTATTCAAGACCAATTTGGCAGGACGGCCAGTTGTGGTATCATCAAATCCTGACTTCagctattttcttcttcaacaaGAAGGGAAGTTAGTGGAAAGATGGTACTTGGATTCGTTCGCAAAGCTTCTTCGCCAAGATGTTACATCGATTATTTCAGTACATTACATACACAAGTATCTAAGAAACTTGATTCTCAGTCACTTTGGCTCTGAGAGACTCAAAGCCGACCTGTTGCCTGGGTTAGAAAATGCTATAAGTGGAAGCTTGCAGGATTGGTCTGAGCTGCCGAGAGTGGAAGTGAAAAGTGTCATTTCAAAT ATGATCTTTGATTTCACTGCAAGAAGGTTATTTGGTTATGAAGTTGCAAAATCATCAGAAAAAGATTTAGCCCAGAGTTTCACCAATTTCTTAGAAGGACTTATGAAATTTCCTCTGAATGTTCCAGGCACATCATTTTACAAGTGCAAGAAg AACCAGAAGaggatattaaaactaatagcTGATGAGCTAGGAAAAAGACGGGAATCCCCGAAGAAGCAGAAAGAAGATATGCTTGATCAGATCGTAGAGGACATGAAAAAGGAGACATTCTGGACAGATGATTTTGCCATTTATGTGATGTTTGGGATCCTCCTTGCCAGCTTCGAGACTATATCGTCTACTCTTGCTGTATGCATTAATTTTCTTACAGATAACCCTTCTATGGTGCAGAAACTAACG GAGGAGCATGAGGAACTTGTCAAGAACCGTGAGAATAAAAATTCTGGACTTTCTTGGGAAGAATACAAGTCCATGACCTACACTCATCAT GTTGTCAAGGAATCACTCAGGCTGGCAAGTGTTGCTCCTGGAATCTTGAGAAGAGCATTAAAAGACATTGAAGTTGACG GATATACAATTCCAAAAGGCTGGGCTATCTTAGTTGTTCCAGCAGCTGTGCAGCTGAATCCTAACACCTACGAGGATCCGCTTGCCTTTAACCCATCTCGATGGGAG AACATGGGAGAGGTAGCAACGGCCAAGAACTTCATTGCATTTGGAGGAGGATCAAGATCTTGTACGGGAGCTGAGTTTAGCAAGGTTCTGATGGCTGTGTTTTTGCATGTCTTTGTCACCAAATACAG GCTGACCAAAATCAAGGGAGGAGAGATGATTCGGTGCCCAGTTTTAGCATTTGGTGATGGTTTACATGTTCAAGTTACAGCAAAGcttgaataa